One segment of Desulfosudis oleivorans Hxd3 DNA contains the following:
- the acsB gene encoding acetyl-CoA decarbonylase/synthase complex subunit alpha/beta → MSKLVAFAAIQGGYKVVSQVEGELENALESMSADTKVEFPNTGYYLPVIYSLTGMKVETLEDMKAPMAFARKLLPPHIKGKNHLPYLGPLLDAGMASILAYEVKEALRIVREPDFYFPEEDPDLENGKKWVGPADDIILRKRGVEFVDGSAPGFAAMVGAAPNPEIAKMIVEDYQKRNLYIFCAANHNGTSLIDQLLEAGVQIGWNTRIVPFGPDISSAVFALGFANRAAMAFGGVQPGDYKKILMYNKNRIFAFVNALGDIGTEWACAAAGCVNWGFPTLADTDIPEILPTGICTYEHVVANVPHDEMVQRSVEVRGLKVTVSEIDIPCAFGPAYEGERVRGKDLHSQMGGGKTQCTELVKSADMKEIEDGKVTVVGKDIPDLKEGDTLPLGIFVQIAGREFQEDFEPILERQTHHLVNYIQGVMHIGQRDISWVRVSKAAVEKGFTLKDIGVVLHAKLHQDFGKILDKVQVTLYTDKKDVDKLTETARAEYKRRDERVDKMTDDDVETYYSCTLCQSFAPNHVCTVSPERTGLCGAYNWMDCKASFEINPTGPNQPIQKGECLDPVLGQWKGVNDFVYKTSRGAVEKYNLYSMVHDPMTTCGCCECIAATLPGLNGVMTVGRDYTGDTPCGMKFTTLAGVMGGGAVSPGFVGHSKYNITQGKFIKGDGGLLRMVWMPKMLKEEIKERIEARGKAMGVPDLYDKIADETIGTTEEEIRPWLEEKGHPALSMDPLM, encoded by the coding sequence ATGTCTAAGTTGGTTGCATTCGCCGCCATTCAGGGCGGTTATAAAGTGGTATCCCAGGTCGAGGGCGAGCTGGAAAACGCGCTTGAGTCCATGAGCGCGGATACCAAGGTGGAGTTTCCCAATACCGGTTACTATCTGCCGGTTATCTATTCGCTGACCGGCATGAAAGTCGAGACGCTGGAAGACATGAAGGCGCCCATGGCGTTTGCCCGCAAGCTGCTGCCCCCTCACATCAAGGGCAAAAACCATCTGCCCTACCTGGGGCCGCTTCTGGACGCCGGCATGGCTTCCATTCTGGCCTATGAAGTCAAGGAGGCCTTACGGATCGTCCGGGAGCCGGATTTTTATTTTCCCGAGGAAGACCCGGACCTGGAAAACGGCAAGAAGTGGGTCGGCCCGGCCGACGACATCATCCTGAGAAAACGCGGCGTGGAGTTCGTGGACGGCTCGGCCCCCGGCTTTGCCGCCATGGTGGGCGCGGCCCCGAATCCCGAGATCGCCAAGATGATCGTGGAGGACTATCAGAAACGGAACCTCTACATCTTCTGCGCCGCCAATCACAACGGCACCAGCCTCATTGACCAGCTGCTTGAGGCCGGCGTTCAGATCGGATGGAACACCCGTATCGTTCCCTTTGGTCCGGACATCTCCTCGGCGGTGTTTGCCCTGGGTTTTGCCAACCGGGCCGCCATGGCCTTTGGTGGTGTTCAGCCCGGCGACTATAAAAAAATACTGATGTACAACAAAAACCGTATCTTTGCCTTTGTTAACGCCCTGGGCGACATCGGCACCGAGTGGGCCTGCGCGGCGGCCGGCTGCGTCAACTGGGGTTTTCCGACCCTGGCCGACACCGACATTCCGGAAATTCTGCCCACCGGTATCTGTACCTACGAACACGTGGTGGCCAATGTGCCGCATGATGAGATGGTGCAGCGGTCCGTGGAAGTGCGCGGCCTGAAGGTTACGGTTTCCGAAATTGATATTCCGTGTGCCTTTGGTCCGGCTTACGAAGGTGAGCGGGTCCGTGGTAAGGATCTGCATTCCCAGATGGGCGGCGGCAAGACCCAGTGTACCGAGCTGGTCAAGTCGGCCGACATGAAGGAGATCGAAGACGGCAAGGTCACCGTGGTGGGCAAGGACATTCCCGACCTCAAGGAAGGCGACACCCTGCCGCTGGGTATCTTTGTCCAGATCGCGGGTCGCGAGTTCCAGGAGGACTTTGAGCCCATTCTCGAGCGCCAGACGCACCACCTGGTCAACTACATCCAGGGCGTCATGCACATCGGCCAGCGGGACATATCCTGGGTCCGCGTGAGCAAGGCCGCCGTGGAAAAGGGATTTACCCTGAAAGATATCGGTGTTGTGCTGCATGCGAAGCTGCATCAGGACTTCGGCAAGATTTTGGACAAGGTCCAGGTGACCCTGTACACGGACAAGAAGGATGTGGACAAGCTCACGGAAACGGCCCGGGCCGAGTACAAGCGCAGAGACGAGCGCGTGGACAAGATGACCGACGACGACGTGGAGACCTATTACTCCTGCACCCTGTGCCAGTCCTTTGCGCCCAACCACGTGTGCACGGTCAGCCCGGAGCGGACCGGCCTGTGCGGCGCCTACAACTGGATGGACTGCAAGGCTTCCTTTGAGATCAACCCCACCGGCCCCAACCAGCCGATTCAGAAGGGTGAGTGCCTTGATCCCGTTCTGGGACAGTGGAAGGGTGTCAACGATTTTGTTTACAAGACATCCCGTGGTGCCGTTGAAAAATACAATCTCTACTCCATGGTGCATGACCCCATGACCACCTGCGGCTGCTGCGAATGTATCGCGGCCACCCTGCCGGGGTTGAACGGCGTCATGACGGTGGGCCGGGATTACACCGGCGACACCCCCTGCGGCATGAAGTTTACCACCCTGGCCGGTGTGATGGGCGGCGGCGCGGTTTCCCCGGGCTTTGTGGGCCACTCCAAGTACAACATCACCCAGGGCAAGTTCATCAAGGGTGACGGCGGTCTGCTGCGCATGGTCTGGATGCCCAAGATGCTCAAGGAGGAGATCAAGGAGCGCATCGAGGCCCGTGGAAAAGCCATGGGCGTGCCGGATCTTTACGACAAGATCGCTGACGAGACCATCGGCACCACAGAAGAGGAAATCCGGCCGTGGCTGGAGGAAAAGGGACACCCCGCTCTTTCCATG